Proteins from one Candidatus Zixiibacteriota bacterium genomic window:
- a CDS encoding transglycosylase SLT domain-containing protein: MGELAGRAGWDDRPAARACAPRQEARRAHASFGGRLGLFLILAFVAGSPDGAGGAEPFPVPPGLEQTVEFWKQVFTRYSRDEVVLYDPQDPVTIYKVLTAPDTEQGRALVERERQRVLAEYDLTDEDGRVKAQRGAKENFAAGLRNSGKYIEAMKKIFREEGVPENLAYLPLVESAFNVRARSSAGAVGIWQFMAETGRKFLRVSHLVDERRDPLAATRAAARLLKQNFSILGDWPLAITAYNHGTEGILRGIEAVGSRDLVELIRRYRSPTFGYASKNFYAEFVAALDIVRDRETYFPDLRPHQPVVLAELELKRRLPLRLLLERARVRSEQFFEWNPALNPGVKELPPGIRIKAPAETARQLASVHQTLAAGSSRKDSVSAARKKAKEPRIVHRVARGETLSKIARRYGISPAAIRRANGLNNDRVLIAGTRLRIPQG, from the coding sequence ATGGGTGAGCTCGCGGGAAGAGCAGGCTGGGATGATCGGCCGGCGGCACGGGCGTGCGCGCCCCGCCAGGAGGCGCGGCGCGCGCACGCGTCGTTCGGCGGGCGGCTCGGGCTATTTCTGATCCTCGCGTTCGTGGCCGGTTCTCCGGACGGCGCAGGCGGCGCGGAGCCTTTTCCCGTCCCGCCCGGGCTGGAGCAGACCGTCGAGTTCTGGAAACAGGTTTTCACCCGGTACAGCCGCGACGAGGTGGTGCTTTACGACCCGCAGGATCCGGTGACGATCTACAAGGTCCTTACGGCCCCGGACACCGAGCAGGGGCGCGCGCTGGTGGAGCGCGAGCGGCAGCGGGTTCTCGCCGAATACGATCTCACGGATGAGGACGGTCGCGTGAAGGCGCAGCGCGGCGCGAAAGAAAATTTCGCCGCGGGACTCAGGAACTCCGGGAAGTACATCGAGGCGATGAAAAAGATTTTTCGCGAGGAAGGCGTTCCGGAGAATCTCGCCTACCTGCCTCTGGTCGAGTCCGCTTTCAACGTGCGCGCGCGCTCGAGCGCCGGCGCGGTGGGGATCTGGCAGTTCATGGCCGAGACCGGGCGGAAGTTCCTGCGCGTAAGCCACCTCGTCGACGAACGCCGCGACCCGCTGGCGGCAACGAGGGCGGCAGCGCGGCTCTTGAAGCAGAACTTCAGTATTCTCGGGGACTGGCCGCTTGCCATCACTGCTTACAACCACGGGACCGAGGGCATCCTTCGGGGCATCGAGGCGGTCGGATCGCGCGATCTCGTGGAGCTGATCCGGCGTTATCGCTCGCCGACGTTCGGCTACGCTTCGAAGAACTTTTACGCCGAGTTCGTTGCGGCTCTGGACATCGTCCGCGACCGGGAAACCTACTTCCCGGACCTCCGGCCGCACCAGCCGGTGGTGCTGGCGGAGCTGGAGCTCAAGCGCAGGCTTCCGCTGCGCCTGCTGCTCGAGCGGGCGCGCGTCAGAAGCGAGCAGTTTTTCGAGTGGAATCCGGCGCTGAACCCCGGCGTGAAGGAATTGCCGCCGGGTATCCGGATCAAGGCGCCGGCGGAAACGGCCCGGCAACTCGCCTCGGTCCATCAGACGCTCGCTGCGGGAAGCTCGCGGAAGGATTCGGTTTCGGCCGCCCGAAAAAAGGCCAAGGAGCCAAGGATCGTCCATCGGGTGGCGCGTGGCGAAACCCTGTCCAAGATCGCCCGCCGATACGGCATCTCGCCGGCGGCGATCCGGCGCGCCAACGGCTTGAACAACGACCGGGTGTTGATCGCGGGCACGCGGTTGCGCATCCCGCAAGGCTGA
- the nikB gene encoding nickel ABC transporter permease encodes MKRYLIHRLSLVLPALLGVLTLVFFLMHAVPGDPVEVMLGETATAADKEELRRALGLDRPLARQYVAFLAALARGDLGRSLYEQAAVADLIAARLPATLELTLAAMAVALLIGFPLAFLAAARRDTWIDRSSLLFSLLGLCFPTFWLGPMLMIVFSIQLGWLPVSGRGGLAHLILPSLTLGTAMAATVTRILRASLLRIANDDYVKTARAKGLSETVVWTRHMLRNALIPLVTILGLQFGGLLAGSIITETIFTWPGIGRLTVQAIQTRDYPLVQGCVLVIAVSYLAVNFLTDLVYRWIDPRITY; translated from the coding sequence GTGAAGCGCTATCTGATCCACAGACTCTCGTTGGTCCTTCCGGCGTTGCTCGGCGTCCTGACACTGGTCTTTTTTCTGATGCACGCCGTCCCGGGAGACCCCGTAGAGGTGATGCTCGGCGAGACCGCGACCGCGGCGGACAAGGAGGAGCTGCGGCGCGCGCTCGGCCTCGACCGCCCGCTCGCCCGCCAATACGTCGCCTTTCTCGCCGCGCTCGCACGCGGCGATCTGGGACGCTCGCTTTACGAGCAGGCGGCGGTCGCGGACCTGATCGCGGCGAGGCTGCCGGCCACTCTCGAGCTCACGCTGGCGGCCATGGCCGTCGCGTTGCTGATCGGCTTCCCCCTCGCCTTCCTGGCGGCGGCCCGCCGCGACACCTGGATCGACCGCTCCTCGCTGCTCTTTTCGCTTCTCGGCCTGTGCTTTCCCACCTTCTGGCTCGGCCCGATGCTCATGATCGTGTTTTCCATCCAGCTCGGCTGGCTGCCGGTGTCGGGCCGCGGAGGGCTCGCGCACCTGATCCTCCCGTCGCTGACCCTGGGGACCGCCATGGCGGCGACCGTGACCCGGATCCTCAGGGCGAGCCTGCTCCGGATCGCGAACGACGACTACGTCAAAACCGCGCGCGCCAAGGGGCTGAGCGAGACCGTCGTCTGGACCAGGCACATGCTGCGCAACGCGCTGATCCCGCTCGTGACGATCCTCGGGCTGCAGTTTGGCGGCCTGCTCGCCGGCTCGATCATCACGGAGACGATCTTCACGTGGCCGGGGATCGGCCGCTTGACGGTCCAGGCGATTCAGACGCGCGACTATCCCCTCGTCCAGGGATGCGTGCTGGTGATCGCGGTTTCGTACCTGGCGGTCAACTTTCTGACCGACCTTGTCTATCGCTGGATCGACCCGAGGATCACCTATTGA
- a CDS encoding ABC transporter substrate-binding protein, producing MAKLKLTVACDQYDYLQPLREGKVQPQGIDLNLITVESGLRHQRMYRYGEYDACEFSMSSYLVARSQDVAWFQAIPFFPRRMFTHKFCFVRAGSGITRPSDLKGARIGLRSYENTLALVTKGMFHNTYGLPVTDVTWVIVNQEPVGSRLPPAIKIERVEGGWRLEDLLLQGKVDAEAEPDLPQAWLRGEGTVARLFPEVEKEERAYYQKSRIFPIMHPIVIKTEILKNDPWVATSLYEAFMASRRAYDEFMQQPHRLSFAWGRSYLEEERKFFGKHPFYQGFKENYHDVQTMITFAEQQGMLARPLTVEELFTENTRNT from the coding sequence ATGGCGAAGCTCAAGCTCACAGTCGCGTGCGACCAGTACGATTACCTGCAACCGCTGCGCGAAGGTAAGGTTCAGCCGCAAGGCATCGACCTCAACCTGATCACGGTCGAGAGCGGCCTCCGCCACCAGCGGATGTACCGCTACGGCGAATACGACGCCTGCGAATTCTCGATGTCCTCGTACCTGGTCGCCAGGAGTCAGGACGTGGCCTGGTTTCAGGCGATACCCTTTTTCCCCCGTCGCATGTTCACCCACAAGTTCTGTTTCGTCCGCGCCGGCTCCGGCATCACCCGCCCTTCCGACTTGAAGGGCGCCCGGATCGGCCTGCGGAGCTACGAGAACACGCTGGCGCTGGTCACCAAGGGGATGTTCCACAACACCTACGGGCTCCCGGTAACCGACGTGACCTGGGTGATCGTCAATCAGGAGCCGGTCGGGTCGCGCCTGCCTCCGGCGATCAAGATCGAGCGGGTCGAGGGCGGATGGCGTCTCGAGGACCTTTTGCTCCAGGGCAAGGTGGATGCCGAGGCCGAGCCCGACCTGCCTCAGGCCTGGCTCCGCGGCGAGGGAACCGTGGCGCGCCTGTTTCCCGAGGTCGAGAAGGAAGAGCGGGCCTATTACCAGAAAAGCCGCATCTTCCCGATCATGCACCCGATCGTCATCAAGACCGAGATCCTGAAGAACGACCCCTGGGTGGCGACCAGCCTCTACGAGGCTTTCATGGCGTCACGGCGCGCCTACGACGAGTTCATGCAGCAGCCGCATCGCCTGAGCTTCGCCTGGGGTCGATCCTACCTCGAAGAGGAGCGGAAGTTCTTCGGCAAGCACCCCTTCTACCAGGGATTCAAAGAGAACTATCACGACGTCCAGACGATGATCACTTTCGCCGAGCAGCAGGGAATGCTCGCAAGGCCGTTGACCGTCGAAGAGCTGTTCACGGAAAATACGAGAAATACTTGA
- a CDS encoding ABC transporter permease: MRSRLWLYTGCALLAVLAAAALLAPLLAPYDPARQDLEKDLILYSPEHLLGTDKLGRDVLSRIFYGARISLSVGLATVVVSLAIGLVIGSAAGYCGGIVDQLAMRAVDILMAFPGILLAIAFTAALGPGLQHVVLALCLIGWTGYARLVRGEILSLREREFVQSARAMGCPPYLVVLRHIVPNLLPVLLVQATFGLAAAVIAEGSLSFLGLGVEPPTPSWGSMLNEGRQFLLVAPHLTAYPGLAIMLTVLGLNLVGDELQNRLQGS; this comes from the coding sequence ATGCGGAGTAGGCTCTGGCTCTATACCGGTTGCGCGCTCCTGGCCGTGCTCGCCGCGGCTGCGCTCCTCGCGCCGCTGCTCGCCCCTTACGATCCGGCGCGCCAGGACCTGGAAAAGGATCTGATTCTCTACTCCCCCGAGCACCTGCTGGGAACGGACAAGCTCGGGCGGGACGTCCTGAGCCGGATTTTTTACGGGGCCCGGATCTCGCTCTCGGTCGGCCTCGCGACCGTCGTCGTCTCGCTCGCCATCGGGCTCGTAATCGGCTCCGCCGCCGGCTACTGCGGCGGAATCGTCGACCAGCTGGCCATGCGCGCCGTGGACATCCTCATGGCCTTCCCCGGCATTCTTCTCGCGATCGCCTTCACCGCGGCGCTCGGGCCGGGCCTGCAACACGTCGTTCTCGCGCTCTGCCTCATCGGCTGGACAGGCTACGCGCGTCTGGTTCGCGGCGAAATCCTCTCGCTGCGAGAGCGCGAGTTCGTTCAGTCCGCCCGCGCGATGGGCTGTCCCCCGTATCTCGTCGTCCTGCGTCATATCGTGCCCAACCTTCTGCCTGTGCTGCTCGTGCAGGCGACGTTCGGCCTGGCCGCCGCGGTAATCGCCGAGGGGAGCCTGAGCTTTCTCGGATTGGGGGTCGAGCCGCCGACGCCTTCATGGGGCTCGATGCTGAACGAGGGACGCCAGTTTCTGCTGGTCGCGCCCCATTTGACCGCATACCCGGGACTGGCGATCATGCTCACCGTGCTCGGCCTCAACCTGGTCGGCGACGAGCTCCAGAACCGGCTGCAAGGTTCCTAG
- a CDS encoding 3-oxoacyl-ACP reductase family protein, translating to MRFRDKSVIITGGGGKIGKAYAIAFAKEGAKVCLPDIASADHVVKAIQDMGGTAISMRCDVSDERSVRDMVDETVRRFGTVDVLVNNAAYFMTVWKGPFWEMSVEEFDKAMAVNLRGVWLCAKAVVPYMQKQRRGKIINISSSVALTGNPNYIHYVTSKGGVIAMTRAMARELGEYNICVNAVSPGFTVTEGRKVDPEYERIRNEARCFKRTQVEADVVGTVLFLASSDSDFMTGQLLNVDGGGFFH from the coding sequence ATGCGTTTCCGGGACAAGTCGGTGATCATCACCGGCGGCGGAGGAAAGATCGGAAAAGCCTACGCGATCGCGTTCGCGAAGGAAGGCGCGAAGGTATGCCTGCCCGATATCGCTTCCGCCGACCATGTGGTCAAGGCGATCCAGGACATGGGCGGCACCGCGATCAGCATGAGATGCGACGTGAGCGACGAGCGCAGCGTCAGGGACATGGTCGACGAGACCGTGCGTCGCTTCGGCACGGTCGACGTTCTGGTGAACAACGCGGCCTATTTCATGACCGTCTGGAAGGGGCCGTTCTGGGAAATGTCCGTCGAGGAGTTCGACAAGGCGATGGCGGTCAATCTCCGCGGAGTATGGCTCTGCGCCAAGGCGGTCGTGCCGTACATGCAGAAGCAACGGCGCGGCAAGATCATCAATATCTCCTCGAGCGTCGCGCTCACCGGCAACCCCAACTACATCCATTACGTCACCTCGAAAGGCGGCGTGATCGCCATGACGCGAGCGATGGCGCGGGAGCTGGGCGAGTACAATATCTGCGTCAACGCGGTCTCGCCCGGGTTCACGGTAACCGAGGGGCGGAAGGTCGACCCGGAATACGAGCGCATCCGCAACGAGGCCCGCTGCTTCAAGCGGACCCAGGTGGAGGCGGACGTTGTGGGAACCGTGCTGTTTCTCGCTTCTTCCGACAGCGATTTCATGACCGGGCAGCTGCTCAACGTGGACGGCGGAGGATTTTTCCATTGA
- a CDS encoding ABC transporter substrate-binding protein, giving the protein MIVSLIARLIFGSLCLSAALAAFAGGCFFRSAEQKPPGYVSVGIESYPGQLDPRFTTDANSSRVSALVYSALLRPERDSELRPDLATSWRKIDERTYLFEIRPGVVFHDGTPLTARDVKYTYDSILDPATRSSKRALLGPLASVEEAGPYGVRFRLSAPHAPFLEQCTIGIVPAGTPAQPDRPPPGSGPFIVETIRPGEKVVLRANPRYWEGRPRIDGLAFHAVPDAMVRVLEFKKGTIDLLQNDIEPDMLPWLRRNTAAAIETRQGTTFQYVGVNLTHPILGRREVRQALAYAIDRERIIRHLLKNLAAPATGLLSPLHWAYDPSVPQRPYDPEKARSLLDRAGFRDPDGDGPRPRFRLSFKTTNIDLRRRIAEALKEQLQRVGIELDVRAYEWGTFYGDVRRGNFHLFSLAWVGVLDPDIYYNLFHSSSVPPNGDNRGRYANAELDRLLERGRASLEREERKAVYRRVQRLLAEELPYIPLWWWKNVVVSRPDLRGVEPYPNGDFLFFKNAFLDAADSR; this is encoded by the coding sequence TTGATCGTTTCATTGATCGCGCGGTTGATTTTCGGTTCTCTCTGCCTCTCGGCGGCGCTCGCCGCCTTCGCCGGCGGCTGTTTCTTCCGGAGCGCCGAGCAAAAACCGCCGGGCTACGTCTCTGTCGGCATCGAGAGCTACCCGGGGCAACTCGATCCCCGCTTCACCACAGACGCCAACTCTTCGCGCGTGAGCGCGCTCGTTTACAGCGCCCTGCTCCGTCCGGAGCGCGACTCGGAGCTCCGTCCCGATCTCGCGACGTCCTGGCGGAAGATCGACGAGCGCACGTATCTCTTCGAGATCCGTCCCGGCGTCGTATTCCACGACGGCACTCCGCTCACGGCGCGCGACGTCAAGTACACCTACGACTCCATCCTCGATCCCGCCACGCGCTCTTCCAAGCGGGCGCTGCTCGGGCCGCTGGCTTCCGTCGAGGAGGCCGGTCCGTACGGGGTCCGCTTTCGCCTGTCGGCGCCCCATGCTCCGTTTCTCGAGCAGTGCACGATCGGCATCGTCCCCGCCGGCACCCCGGCGCAACCGGACAGGCCGCCTCCCGGCTCAGGCCCTTTCATTGTGGAAACGATCCGTCCCGGCGAGAAAGTCGTGCTGCGCGCCAACCCGCGTTACTGGGAAGGCCGGCCGCGGATCGACGGCCTCGCCTTCCACGCCGTCCCGGATGCGATGGTCCGCGTACTGGAATTCAAGAAGGGCACCATCGATTTGCTGCAGAACGACATCGAGCCGGACATGCTGCCGTGGCTGAGGCGGAACACCGCGGCGGCGATCGAGACGCGCCAGGGAACCACGTTCCAGTACGTCGGCGTCAACCTCACGCACCCGATCCTGGGGCGCCGGGAGGTCAGGCAGGCTCTGGCTTACGCCATCGACCGCGAGCGGATCATCCGCCATCTGCTGAAGAACCTCGCCGCCCCCGCAACCGGGCTCCTCTCGCCGCTCCATTGGGCCTACGACCCCTCGGTCCCCCAGCGGCCCTACGATCCCGAAAAGGCCCGGTCGCTCCTCGACCGCGCCGGCTTTCGCGATCCCGACGGCGACGGTCCGCGCCCGCGCTTCAGGCTCTCGTTCAAGACCACCAACATCGACCTTCGGCGGCGAATCGCCGAAGCGCTGAAGGAGCAGCTCCAGCGGGTCGGCATCGAGCTTGACGTCCGCGCTTACGAGTGGGGCACGTTCTACGGCGACGTGCGCCGGGGCAACTTCCACCTGTTCTCGCTCGCCTGGGTGGGAGTGCTCGATCCCGACATTTATTACAACCTGTTCCACTCCTCGAGCGTTCCGCCCAACGGCGACAACCGCGGGCGCTACGCGAACGCGGAGCTCGACCGGCTGCTCGAGCGAGGGCGGGCTTCGCTCGAACGCGAGGAAAGGAAGGCCGTGTACCGCCGCGTCCAGCGCCTGCTGGCCGAGGAGCTGCCGTACATCCCGTTGTGGTGGTGGAAGAACGTCGTGGTGAGCCGGCCGGATCTCAGGGGCGTCGAGCCCTACCCGAACGGCGATTTTCTATTCTTCAAGAATGCGTTCCTCGATGCGGCGGATTCGCGGTGA
- a CDS encoding glutathione binding-like protein: protein MPADHYSRARARIWIDFFNTRVHAAAHDLRYGKDTDKAMEKMMGHLKTLDSAMEGKEYLLGEYSLADVTFIPFYVRRDRYGVTIDDNLPNLRRWGEALIARPAVAATL from the coding sequence ATGCCGGCGGACCACTACTCCCGCGCCAGGGCGCGGATCTGGATCGATTTCTTCAACACTCGCGTTCACGCGGCGGCTCACGACCTGCGCTACGGCAAGGATACCGACAAGGCGATGGAAAAGATGATGGGTCATCTGAAGACCCTGGACTCGGCGATGGAGGGGAAAGAGTATCTGCTGGGAGAATACTCCCTCGCCGACGTGACCTTCATCCCGTTCTACGTGCGCAGGGACCGCTATGGCGTAACGATCGACGACAACCTGCCCAACCTCAGGCGCTGGGGCGAGGCGTTGATTGCCCGGCCGGCCGTCGCCGCGACTCTCTAG
- a CDS encoding ornithine cyclodeaminase family protein codes for MIFLTNEHIQQVLTMPLCLEAMEDAYRELNEQRAGYRPRIDFYVPHEPHYYRWGTMEGASRKLGVFAIRMKSDMLAWEEQDGFLVEDKYCIRRGTYCGLIFLFSTRNAEPLALMNDGYLQHMRVGACAGLGTKYLARKDSRVMAMIGSGGMARTYALAIKEVRPIESIRVFSPTRKNREAYASEMRERLGIEVVAVDSPEKALRGADIVSLTTDSLVPVIKAEWLEPGMHINNVRNNEAGPDVLARADVIARLGTSTLFADRSVREVTTGSDGMFGYIAGSEDEKRRIPAAPYHQIDNPNVGTVPDIMAGRWVGRADDRQITFLNNQGTQGLQFAAVGGTAYNLARSRGLGHPLPLEWFTQNIRD; via the coding sequence GTGATTTTTCTCACCAACGAGCACATCCAGCAGGTTCTCACGATGCCGCTCTGTCTCGAGGCGATGGAGGATGCTTACCGGGAGCTCAACGAGCAGCGCGCCGGCTATCGCCCGCGAATCGATTTCTACGTGCCCCACGAGCCGCATTACTACCGTTGGGGAACCATGGAGGGAGCCTCCCGCAAGCTCGGCGTCTTCGCCATCCGCATGAAGTCCGACATGCTCGCCTGGGAGGAGCAGGACGGTTTTCTCGTGGAGGACAAGTACTGCATCCGCCGCGGCACCTACTGCGGGCTGATTTTCCTGTTCAGCACCCGCAACGCGGAGCCGCTGGCGCTGATGAACGACGGCTACCTCCAGCACATGCGGGTCGGCGCCTGCGCGGGCCTCGGAACCAAGTACCTCGCGCGCAAGGACTCGCGGGTGATGGCGATGATCGGCTCGGGTGGCATGGCGCGGACCTACGCGCTCGCGATCAAGGAGGTGCGGCCGATCGAATCGATCCGCGTCTTCAGCCCGACGCGAAAAAACCGCGAGGCCTACGCGAGCGAGATGCGCGAGAGGCTGGGGATCGAGGTGGTTGCGGTCGACTCCCCGGAGAAGGCCCTGCGCGGCGCGGACATCGTGTCGCTCACCACCGACTCGCTCGTGCCCGTCATCAAGGCCGAATGGCTGGAGCCCGGCATGCACATCAACAACGTGCGCAACAACGAGGCCGGGCCCGACGTGCTCGCGCGCGCCGACGTGATCGCCCGTCTCGGAACCTCGACGCTGTTCGCCGACCGCTCCGTGCGGGAGGTCACGACGGGAAGCGACGGCATGTTCGGGTACATCGCGGGGAGCGAGGACGAGAAGCGCCGCATCCCGGCCGCCCCGTATCATCAGATCGACAACCCCAACGTCGGCACCGTGCCCGACATCATGGCCGGCCGCTGGGTCGGTCGCGCGGACGACCGCCAGATCACCTTTCTCAACAACCAGGGAACGCAGGGGCTGCAGTTCGCGGCCGTGGGCGGCACCGCTTACAACCTCGCCAGGAGCCGCGGGCTGGGCCACCCGCTCCCGCTGGAGTGGTTCACCCAGAACATCCGCGATTGA
- a CDS encoding CmcJ/NvfI family oxidoreductase → MASAEPQGSPDLVRATLMYLIDTGQKPVSASRGRGTSTEHTGRYEERPVAIRNARPLRGLLSLEREGFVLVDHETRVKDFYDEEEVRSVYYPEMERLVKEQTGAARVVIFDHTLRAEDESTRAERQTQQPVRRVHNDYTNWSGPQRVRDILPPREAEELLRHRFAVIQVWRPIRNAVWTSPLAVADARSLSVQNLVPTERRYPDRVGEIYHITYSPDHAWYYFPGMARNEAIVFKTYDSAVDGRARWTAHAAFDDPACPPGAPPRESIEVRTFAFFAPA, encoded by the coding sequence ATGGCGTCCGCCGAACCGCAGGGTTCACCCGATCTCGTCCGGGCCACGCTGATGTATCTGATCGACACGGGGCAGAAGCCGGTGAGCGCGTCGCGCGGGCGCGGCACGTCCACCGAGCACACCGGGCGCTACGAGGAGCGGCCGGTGGCGATCCGCAACGCGCGACCCCTGCGGGGCCTCCTCTCGCTCGAGCGCGAAGGCTTCGTTCTCGTCGACCACGAGACGCGCGTCAAGGATTTTTACGACGAGGAAGAGGTGCGTTCGGTCTATTACCCGGAGATGGAGCGGCTGGTGAAAGAGCAGACCGGAGCGGCGCGCGTGGTGATCTTCGATCACACGCTGCGCGCGGAGGACGAGTCGACGCGAGCGGAGAGGCAGACCCAGCAGCCGGTCCGCCGGGTGCACAACGACTACACGAATTGGTCGGGACCGCAGCGGGTGCGCGACATCCTGCCGCCGCGCGAGGCCGAGGAGCTGCTGCGCCATCGCTTCGCGGTCATCCAGGTCTGGCGCCCGATTCGAAATGCGGTTTGGACCTCGCCCCTGGCGGTCGCGGACGCGCGCAGCCTTTCGGTCCAGAACCTCGTTCCGACCGAGCGGCGCTATCCCGATCGCGTCGGCGAGATCTATCACATCACCTACAGCCCCGATCACGCCTGGTACTACTTCCCGGGAATGGCGCGCAACGAGGCGATCGTCTTCAAGACCTACGATTCCGCTGTGGACGGGCGCGCCCGCTGGACGGCGCACGCGGCGTTCGACGATCCGGCCTGTCCGCCCGGGGCGCCGCCGCGCGAGAGCATCGAGGTGCGGACGTTCGCTTTTTTCGCCCCGGCCTGA
- a CDS encoding amidohydrolase family protein encodes MSEYRIIDADGHVMELDSELREFIGPPYRDLEWHQSYSFWPGLTMDGYLRSLRKPGGWAGGGSGPDAQHWLSFLDKNGIELTVLYPTQGLTHAAIQDRDWAVCMARAYNDWLYHRFMKVSPRLVGVALLPVQDIPEAVRELRRCVNELGMVGGVLPAVAPAGRLYSGPEFYPLWEEAQRLDVPISTHGGLSAPDLGLDLVANFTVAHTLEHPFAQLRQFVSLVFEGVFELFPDLRFGCIECGVGWVPYMMDRMDEEQERKGIYSPRCKLKPSEYVRKGNIFFAVEVEESALPLAARVANENALLWASDYPHERDQRDFNRDIPTLIERTDVSGDLKRKIFWDNPLRFYPRLRARVEKGETKKAVGA; translated from the coding sequence ATGTCCGAGTACCGCATTATCGACGCCGACGGGCACGTGATGGAGCTCGACTCGGAGCTGCGCGAGTTCATCGGACCCCCCTATCGCGATCTCGAATGGCACCAGAGCTATTCGTTCTGGCCCGGGCTCACCATGGACGGCTATCTACGCTCGCTCCGCAAGCCCGGCGGCTGGGCCGGCGGCGGCAGCGGCCCCGACGCGCAGCACTGGTTGAGCTTCCTCGACAAGAACGGCATCGAGCTTACGGTTCTCTATCCGACGCAGGGTCTCACGCACGCCGCCATTCAGGACAGGGATTGGGCCGTATGCATGGCCCGCGCCTACAACGACTGGCTCTACCACAGGTTCATGAAAGTGAGCCCGAGGCTGGTCGGCGTGGCGCTTTTGCCGGTTCAGGACATCCCGGAGGCGGTCCGGGAGCTTCGCCGCTGCGTCAACGAGCTGGGGATGGTGGGCGGAGTCCTGCCCGCGGTGGCGCCCGCCGGCCGGCTCTACAGCGGGCCGGAATTCTACCCCCTGTGGGAAGAGGCGCAAAGGCTCGACGTGCCGATCTCGACCCACGGCGGGCTCAGCGCCCCCGATCTCGGGCTCGACCTCGTCGCGAACTTCACCGTCGCCCACACGCTCGAGCATCCTTTCGCGCAGCTGCGCCAGTTCGTGAGCCTGGTGTTCGAGGGCGTGTTCGAGCTTTTCCCGGATCTCCGCTTCGGCTGCATCGAATGCGGCGTGGGCTGGGTTCCTTACATGATGGACCGGATGGACGAGGAGCAGGAGCGCAAGGGCATCTACTCGCCTCGATGCAAGCTCAAGCCGAGCGAGTACGTCAGGAAAGGCAACATCTTTTTCGCCGTCGAGGTCGAGGAGTCCGCGCTTCCGCTGGCTGCCCGCGTGGCGAACGAGAACGCGTTGCTCTGGGCGTCCGATTATCCGCACGAGCGCGACCAGCGCGACTTCAACCGGGATATCCCGACGCTGATCGAGCGAACCGACGTCAGCGGAGATCTCAAACGAAAGATCTTCTGGGATAACCCGCTGCGGTTCTACCCGAGGCTGCGAGCCCGGGTCGAGAAGGGCGAGACGAAGAAAGCCGTCGGCGCGTAG